One genomic segment of Bacteroidota bacterium includes these proteins:
- a CDS encoding Rieske 2Fe-2S domain-containing protein: MNYIQVCPIDELPNNSQKIVNVGKRKIALFHFNGKLSAIANACLHKAGPLGLGVVSAKYDGMYVTCPWHGWEYNIETGSAPPGYPDQQALYEIKSEGGYIVVSQEPIVKAHRAHHHNPLLEDLIKLKYQTSENSLNILGISTTNLSPSLPRFSTSEDALEKSLAYASEKYGAATKMVKLRELEFRNCEGYYSQHSHACTWPCSITEMNPEDGMTEVYESMILWADIVMVSTPIRWGNASALYYKMAERLNCVQNQITINSKILVKNKIASFIITGGQDNIQQVAGQMMCFFTDLGFTFPPFSFLGWSRGWTAEDMEKNVMLFKKSEYIKRTSIEMVDNCVEVLKQIKNINSSKIQAPKPKRIDSLSIDIENKDMNV; this comes from the coding sequence ATGAATTACATTCAAGTTTGCCCGATAGATGAATTGCCAAATAACTCTCAAAAAATTGTCAACGTTGGAAAACGAAAAATCGCTCTTTTCCACTTCAATGGAAAACTATCTGCTATAGCCAATGCATGTTTACATAAAGCCGGTCCATTAGGTTTAGGAGTGGTAAGTGCTAAATATGATGGCATGTATGTAACCTGCCCATGGCATGGTTGGGAGTACAATATCGAAACAGGCAGTGCGCCTCCCGGATACCCTGACCAACAAGCACTTTATGAAATAAAATCAGAAGGTGGCTATATTGTAGTAAGCCAAGAGCCTATAGTTAAAGCACATAGAGCGCACCACCATAATCCTTTGTTGGAGGATTTAATAAAACTGAAATACCAAACCTCGGAAAATAGTTTAAATATTTTAGGTATTAGCACTACCAATTTATCGCCCTCTTTACCAAGGTTTTCTACTTCGGAAGATGCTTTAGAAAAATCACTGGCTTATGCATCTGAGAAATATGGAGCAGCTACAAAAATGGTCAAATTAAGAGAATTGGAATTCCGCAATTGCGAAGGATACTATTCGCAACATAGCCATGCTTGTACCTGGCCTTGCAGCATTACCGAAATGAATCCGGAAGATGGGATGACCGAAGTATATGAAAGCATGATTTTATGGGCAGATATTGTCATGGTATCAACGCCAATCCGCTGGGGCAATGCCTCTGCATTGTATTACAAAATGGCAGAGCGATTAAATTGTGTACAAAACCAAATTACTATCAATAGTAAAATATTAGTAAAAAATAAAATTGCTTCGTTTATTATTACTGGCGGACAGGATAATATACAACAGGTTGCCGGACAAATGATGTGTTTCTTTACCGACCTCGGATTTACATTTCCTCCGTTTAGCTTTTTGGGATGGAGTCGTGGATGGACTGCTGAAGATATGGAAAAAAATGTTATGCTATTTAAAAAGAGCGAATACATAAAGCGCACTTCTATAGAAATGGTAGACAATTGCGTAGAAGTACTGAAGCAAATAAAAAATATAAACAGCTCCAAAATTCAAGCTCCAAAACCTAAACGAATTGATTCGTTAAGTATAGACATAGAAAACAAAGATATGAACGTTTAA
- a CDS encoding DUF4197 domain-containing protein has product MKKLILAIAIVTITLPSCDTVMQTAQTVLSTPTNEEAAGGLRDALSQGVGKGVDILAATGGFNKNNAIRILLPPEAVKIESTLRNLGMGSEVDRVITKLNEGAEKAVKTAKPIFVDAIKKMTITDALNIVTGGNGSATNYLKKTTTQSLNTAFKPVIQSSLNQVGVTKYWDDLVKVYNALPTTTNKLNPDLNSFVTDKALQALFGKVEQEENLIRKDPTKRVTALMKKVFAYADTKKK; this is encoded by the coding sequence ATGAAAAAATTAATTTTGGCAATTGCCATTGTAACCATCACACTGCCATCGTGCGATACCGTTATGCAAACTGCACAAACAGTGCTCTCAACACCAACCAATGAAGAAGCCGCAGGCGGCTTGCGCGATGCGCTGTCGCAAGGTGTAGGCAAAGGGGTTGATATACTTGCTGCCACCGGAGGATTTAATAAAAACAATGCCATACGCATTTTACTTCCACCCGAAGCAGTAAAAATAGAAAGCACCCTTCGCAACCTAGGCATGGGTAGCGAGGTTGACCGTGTTATTACCAAACTGAACGAAGGTGCCGAAAAAGCTGTTAAAACTGCTAAGCCCATTTTTGTAGATGCTATAAAGAAGATGACCATTACCGATGCGTTGAACATAGTAACCGGAGGCAATGGCAGCGCCACCAACTATCTTAAAAAAACAACCACACAAAGTCTTAACACTGCATTTAAGCCTGTGATACAAAGCTCGCTCAATCAGGTCGGTGTAACAAAATATTGGGACGATTTGGTTAAAGTGTACAATGCCTTGCCCACCACTACCAACAAACTTAATCCGGATTTAAATTCGTTTGTAACCGATAAAGCGCTGCAGGCATTGTTCGGAAAAGTGGAACAAGAAGAAAACCTTATTCGTAAAGACCCCACCAAACGCGTAACCGCACTAATGAAAAAAGTTTTTGCTTATGCCGATACCAAGAAAAAATAG
- a CDS encoding TIGR00159 family protein, with protein sequence MEIFKIGFLTVRLLDIIDIAIVGFILFKLYDLLKGGIGINLFAGILLFVFAYYLFKNVLHLELLSELLGQFINVGVLALLILFQPELRKFLIIMGTNSITIRNLFKKQITNWPAFGAEEKKPLKITSITKACRNMSESKTGALIVLAGNNDLTYYANSGDLIEGEVSKRLIETIFNKQSPMHDGAVIIQDGKIFAARCLLPITQNDELPAALGTRHRAAIGITEQSDAMSIIVSEETGEIAVAESGNLNLNVSLTELENLIKKFETQ encoded by the coding sequence ATGGAAATTTTCAAAATAGGTTTTTTAACTGTTAGGTTACTCGATATTATCGATATCGCGATTGTTGGTTTTATTCTATTTAAGCTATACGATTTACTAAAGGGTGGCATTGGCATTAATCTTTTTGCTGGAATTCTTCTGTTTGTATTTGCTTATTATTTGTTTAAAAACGTTTTGCATCTTGAACTGCTGAGCGAGTTGCTTGGCCAATTTATAAATGTTGGTGTGCTTGCTTTGTTAATATTGTTTCAACCTGAGTTGCGCAAATTTCTGATTATTATGGGTACCAACAGCATTACCATTCGTAACTTATTCAAAAAACAAATTACCAACTGGCCTGCATTTGGGGCCGAAGAAAAAAAGCCATTAAAAATTACGTCTATTACCAAAGCTTGCCGCAACATGTCGGAAAGTAAAACGGGAGCCTTAATTGTATTGGCAGGAAATAATGATTTAACCTATTATGCAAATAGTGGCGACCTTATAGAAGGCGAAGTAAGCAAGCGACTAATAGAAACCATTTTTAATAAACAAAGCCCCATGCACGATGGCGCTGTCATTATACAAGATGGAAAAATATTTGCTGCCCGCTGCCTGCTACCGATAACGCAAAATGATGAATTGCCGGCAGCACTGGGCACACGACACCGTGCGGCTATAGGCATAACGGAGCAATCGGATGCCATGTCAATTATTGTAAGCGAAGAAACTGGCGAAATAGCTGTGGCAGAATCAGGTAACTTAAATTTAAATGTGAGCCTAACTGAACTTGAAAACTTAATTAAGAAATTCGAAACACAATAA
- a CDS encoding NAD(P)/FAD-dependent oxidoreductase, whose protein sequence is MQERKKLIIIGAGFAGLALLRKLKNKPFDITLIDKNNYFTFQPLLYQVSMGGLGPDAIAYPIRKILRKHRNVTFRMCELTHIHADQNTIATTIGEFSYDYLLICAGAVTNFFGNADLQKNCQTLKSVNEALDLRSDILQEFERALSLRKKDAIAKTLNFIVVGGGPTGVELAGAIAEMKAHVLPHDYKEIDKKLMHVHLVESGGEVLSMFSESLRLKAIDSLQKLGVEVWLNTKLLSYDGHLAKLSNGMELPSYTVIWAAGVRGSTINGLSAESFTRSGRLVTNRKNLVKGNQNIFALGDIASIEGDTKFPNGHPMVAPVAEQQAENLANNMLRTLAMNEWREFTYFDKGSMATIGRGEAVFEAYGIKLSGYIAWLAWMALHLLLLVNFRSKLIVFINWMYNYINYERAIRLILKPTYRKLDE, encoded by the coding sequence ATGCAAGAGCGTAAAAAATTAATAATAATAGGTGCAGGCTTTGCCGGATTAGCTTTATTAAGGAAGCTAAAGAATAAGCCATTTGACATAACCTTAATCGATAAAAACAATTATTTCACCTTTCAACCTTTACTTTATCAAGTGTCGATGGGTGGGCTGGGGCCTGATGCTATTGCTTATCCTATACGTAAAATTCTGCGTAAACACCGTAATGTAACCTTCAGGATGTGCGAGCTTACACATATTCATGCTGACCAAAATACGATAGCTACTACTATCGGTGAGTTCAGTTATGATTATCTGCTGATATGTGCCGGTGCTGTCACCAACTTTTTTGGTAATGCAGATTTGCAGAAAAATTGTCAAACACTGAAGAGTGTAAACGAAGCACTTGATTTGCGTAGCGATATTTTGCAAGAGTTTGAACGTGCCTTATCGTTAAGGAAAAAAGATGCCATAGCCAAGACCCTTAATTTTATTGTTGTAGGTGGAGGGCCTACCGGAGTTGAGCTTGCCGGTGCCATTGCCGAAATGAAGGCACACGTATTGCCACATGACTATAAAGAGATTGATAAAAAATTAATGCATGTGCATTTGGTAGAGTCAGGAGGCGAAGTGCTTTCTATGTTTAGCGAATCGCTGCGGCTAAAGGCAATAGACTCATTACAAAAACTTGGAGTTGAAGTTTGGCTCAATACAAAACTGCTATCGTATGATGGCCATTTAGCTAAGCTTAGCAATGGCATGGAGCTGCCAAGTTATACGGTAATATGGGCTGCAGGTGTTCGTGGCAGTACGATTAACGGCCTGTCAGCTGAATCATTCACACGTAGTGGAAGATTAGTAACCAACAGAAAAAATCTTGTAAAGGGTAATCAAAATATTTTTGCACTTGGCGATATTGCAAGTATCGAAGGTGATACCAAATTTCCAAACGGACATCCCATGGTTGCTCCTGTTGCTGAGCAACAGGCAGAAAATCTTGCAAACAATATGCTCCGCACTTTGGCTATGAATGAATGGAGGGAGTTTACCTATTTTGATAAAGGAAGTATGGCAACCATAGGCCGTGGCGAAGCAGTGTTTGAAGCCTACGGCATCAAACTCAGTGGCTACATAGCCTGGCTAGCATGGATGGCTTTGCATTTGCTGCTGCTGGTAAACTTTCGTAGCAAGCTCATTGTGTTTATTAACTGGATGTATAATTACATTAATTACGAGCGTGCCATTCGCCTGATATTAAAACCCACCTACAGAAAATTGGATGAATGA
- a CDS encoding DNA-3-methyladenine glycosylase, producing MKISKDYFLQPDVVMLAQNLIGKTLHTKIDGAITSGIITETEAYEGAIDKASHAYKGRRTARTETMFKQGGIAYVYLCYGMHHLFNIVTNEKEIPHAILIRALKPVTGEAHMQQRRGKGVHAKRLTAGPGMVAKAMGIDLHCNGINIGGSKIWITDEHINFDKALIKATPRIGVAYAGEAANWPYRFVVNHGDIR from the coding sequence ATGAAGATTAGTAAGGATTATTTTTTGCAGCCGGATGTAGTAATGCTAGCCCAAAACCTTATTGGCAAGACCTTGCACACAAAAATTGATGGAGCAATCACCTCAGGTATCATAACCGAAACCGAAGCATATGAAGGAGCAATCGATAAGGCCTCGCATGCTTACAAAGGCCGCAGAACTGCACGAACCGAAACCATGTTTAAGCAAGGCGGTATCGCTTATGTATATTTGTGTTATGGCATGCATCACTTATTTAATATTGTTACTAATGAGAAGGAAATTCCTCACGCAATATTGATTCGTGCTTTAAAACCGGTAACAGGTGAAGCTCACATGCAACAGCGCAGAGGCAAGGGTGTACATGCTAAAAGGCTAACTGCCGGCCCCGGCATGGTAGCAAAGGCCATGGGTATTGATTTGCATTGTAATGGCATAAACATAGGTGGAAGTAAAATTTGGATTACCGATGAACATATCAATTTTGATAAGGCCCTCATAAAGGCAACACCGCGTATTGGTGTTGCTTATGCTGGCGAAGCAGCCAACTGGCCCTATCGTTTTGTTGTTAACCATGGCGATATACGTTAA
- a CDS encoding HD domain-containing protein — translation MKFDLVKKDKVLKATSAIADKQGIKAFVIGGWVRDLILKRPCKDIDIVCEGDGISLAQAVLQKINPSAKLTVFKNFGTAHFKHNDIDYEFVGARRESYNSDSRKPIVTDGTLDDDQRRRDFTINALGISLNKEDFGQLNDPFDGLAHLESGTLKTPLEPGITFSDDPLRMMRAVRFATQLSFNIEPETYTALKKNAHRLKIVSRERVIDELNKIILTPQPSKGFVILFNTGLLQEFFPQFCLLHGVEQKEGRGHKDNFYHTLEVLDNICESTDDLWLRWSAILHDIAKPATKKFEPVHGWTFHGHEDRGARMVPKIFAQLKLPLNEKMKFVQKMVLLHLRPIVLAQEIVTDSAVRRLLFDAGDDIDSLMKLCHADVTTKNEYKIKKYKQNFELVKQKLVEVEEKDRIRNWQPPIDGALIMKTFNLQPGREVGLIKTAIREAILDGEITNEFDAAYQLMIKTGAKLGLNAVTV, via the coding sequence ATGAAGTTCGACTTAGTTAAAAAGGATAAAGTATTAAAAGCAACATCTGCTATTGCCGACAAGCAAGGCATAAAAGCATTTGTGATAGGCGGGTGGGTGCGCGATTTGATTTTGAAACGCCCATGCAAGGATATTGATATCGTATGCGAAGGTGATGGAATTTCATTGGCACAAGCGGTGTTGCAAAAAATTAATCCATCGGCTAAATTAACCGTGTTTAAAAATTTCGGTACTGCACATTTCAAACACAACGATATAGATTACGAATTTGTAGGTGCCCGCAGAGAAAGTTACAATAGTGATTCGCGCAAGCCTATTGTAACCGATGGCACTCTTGATGATGACCAACGGAGACGTGATTTTACAATCAATGCATTAGGCATTTCACTCAATAAGGAAGATTTCGGACAATTGAATGACCCGTTTGATGGATTGGCGCATTTAGAAAGTGGAACTCTTAAAACTCCGCTTGAGCCCGGCATTACATTTAGTGACGACCCATTGCGAATGATGCGTGCTGTGCGCTTTGCAACTCAATTGAGTTTTAACATAGAGCCGGAAACGTACACTGCGTTAAAGAAAAATGCACATCGATTAAAAATTGTAAGTCGCGAACGTGTCATTGATGAGTTGAATAAAATTATTTTAACCCCGCAACCTTCAAAGGGATTTGTAATATTATTTAATACCGGATTGCTTCAGGAGTTTTTTCCTCAGTTTTGTTTGTTACATGGGGTAGAGCAGAAGGAAGGGCGTGGCCATAAGGATAATTTTTATCACACACTTGAAGTGCTTGATAATATTTGTGAATCTACCGATGACCTTTGGTTACGTTGGTCTGCCATCTTACATGACATTGCCAAACCGGCAACCAAAAAATTTGAGCCGGTCCATGGCTGGACATTTCATGGGCATGAGGATCGTGGTGCACGTATGGTTCCTAAAATATTTGCACAGCTAAAATTACCGCTGAACGAGAAAATGAAATTTGTGCAAAAGATGGTTTTGTTACATCTGCGCCCCATCGTATTGGCTCAGGAAATTGTAACAGACTCTGCAGTGCGAAGATTGTTATTTGATGCTGGTGATGATATTGATAGCCTGATGAAACTCTGTCATGCCGATGTTACTACCAAGAATGAATACAAAATAAAAAAGTATAAGCAAAACTTTGAACTGGTAAAGCAAAAATTAGTTGAGGTAGAAGAAAAGGATAGGATACGCAATTGGCAACCGCCAATTGATGGTGCTTTGATTATGAAAACATTCAACTTGCAACCAGGTCGAGAAGTTGGCTTGATAAAAACTGCCATACGAGAAGCTATTCTAGACGGAGAAATCACTAATGAATTTGATGCTGCTTATCAATTAATGATTAAAACGGGAGCAAAACTTGGGTTAAATGCAGTAACGGTATAA
- a CDS encoding TlpA family protein disulfide reductase, which yields MLLDFSYASCLPCINAIPMLNAVFKKYKPTDLVVHWIDPVDFKDKTFAKGQFAKLGIEFEVLFDEQRYCLSLYNMNTYPETFLVETQTGKIVYHHRGYLVDTGIEKELMNAIDGYLKVH from the coding sequence ATGCTACTTGATTTTTCATATGCTAGTTGCCTCCCTTGCATTAACGCGATTCCCATGCTTAATGCTGTTTTTAAAAAGTACAAGCCAACAGATTTGGTTGTGCATTGGATTGATCCTGTCGATTTTAAAGATAAGACTTTTGCCAAAGGGCAGTTTGCAAAACTTGGAATTGAGTTTGAAGTGTTGTTTGATGAACAGCGTTATTGCCTGTCGTTATATAATATGAATACATATCCTGAAACTTTCCTTGTTGAAACCCAAACCGGAAAAATAGTTTATCATCATAGAGGCTATCTAGTAGACACTGGTATTGAGAAGGAGTTGATGAATGCTATAGATGGTTATTTGAAAGTGCACTAA
- a CDS encoding S9 family peptidase has protein sequence MIKLKMPLVVVMLYFVCTSSIAQKDFTLQEIFGKFAFRAESITGIKSMNNGITYTALDNDTINQTSDIALYEYATGKKIKTIFEGKILVDGAGKVLAFDEYSFSSNEKRILFTCKMEAIYRHSFKADYYVYDLVEKKMYNITNGVKAQLADFSPDGNDLAYVRDNNLYVQRIGSNTEKMISHDGKPNHIINGAPDWVYEEEFSFSKAFEWAPDGKHIAWYRFDESRVREFSLTMFDSLYPTEVKYKYPKAGEENSKVEIHIFSFETNQKAKAQINAANDQYIPRIKWTADANTLCITRMNRLQNNLELLLCDANSGAVSTLYTETSSTYIDINDALEFTADKKNFIWMGVKNGYNALMWMDMKGKLVKQITTDKKNVINYYGYDAAKKMFYYSSFNITPADRQVYSIDLNGKKNIIGHADGINTPTFSKGFKYAIMTHNTANSVPLVELYETSGKKIKVLEENTALAKKLGDYKISKKEFMTITTKDGIELQAWMIKPQNFDANKKYPVLMYVYGGPGAPTVLNAGRNANDYWYQHLASLGYIVVSVDNRGTTPKDDAFLKCTYKQLGKLEAEDQIAAAKYFATLPFVDGNRIGIWGWSFGGYMTSLCMCKGSDIFKVGIAVAPVTNWRYYDSIYTERYLQTPQENKSGYDDNSPINFVANMKGKYMLVHGVADDNVHYQNAMMMVNELVKNNVPYTMLDYPNANHGIRTKGARLHLYTAMTKFILENL, from the coding sequence ATGATTAAGCTAAAAATGCCTTTGGTTGTAGTGATGCTGTATTTTGTTTGTACTTCATCAATCGCACAAAAAGATTTTACGCTCCAGGAAATATTTGGAAAATTTGCCTTTAGAGCTGAATCTATTACTGGTATCAAATCCATGAATAATGGTATTACCTACACTGCTTTAGACAATGACACCATAAATCAAACAAGTGATATTGCCCTGTATGAATACGCTACGGGCAAAAAAATCAAAACAATTTTTGAAGGTAAAATACTGGTGGATGGTGCCGGCAAGGTTCTCGCATTTGACGAGTACTCATTTAGCAGCAATGAAAAACGAATTTTATTCACTTGCAAGATGGAGGCTATTTATCGTCATTCATTCAAGGCCGACTACTATGTGTATGATTTGGTTGAGAAGAAGATGTACAACATTACCAATGGTGTAAAGGCACAGTTAGCAGATTTTTCTCCAGATGGAAACGACCTAGCCTATGTGCGCGACAATAATTTATACGTGCAACGCATTGGGAGCAATACCGAAAAAATGATTTCGCACGATGGCAAACCTAACCACATTATTAACGGTGCACCTGATTGGGTTTACGAAGAAGAATTTTCGTTTAGCAAAGCATTTGAATGGGCACCCGATGGAAAGCACATTGCCTGGTATCGTTTTGACGAAAGCAGGGTGCGCGAGTTTTCGCTTACCATGTTCGATTCGCTATATCCAACCGAAGTTAAGTACAAGTATCCCAAAGCCGGTGAAGAAAATTCGAAAGTTGAAATACACATCTTTAGTTTCGAAACCAATCAAAAGGCTAAAGCCCAAATCAATGCAGCCAATGATCAATACATACCGCGCATTAAATGGACAGCAGATGCAAACACGCTTTGCATTACCCGAATGAACCGTTTACAAAATAACCTTGAGTTATTATTGTGCGATGCTAATAGTGGCGCAGTTAGCACCCTGTACACGGAAACAAGCAGTACATATATTGATATTAATGATGCGCTTGAGTTTACTGCCGATAAGAAAAATTTTATTTGGATGGGCGTGAAGAACGGCTACAATGCACTGATGTGGATGGATATGAAAGGAAAACTAGTAAAACAAATTACCACCGACAAGAAAAATGTTATTAACTATTATGGTTATGATGCAGCGAAAAAAATGTTTTACTACAGCAGCTTTAATATAACACCTGCCGACAGGCAAGTTTACAGCATCGACCTCAACGGAAAAAAGAATATTATTGGACATGCTGATGGCATCAATACTCCTACATTTAGTAAAGGATTTAAATATGCGATTATGACGCATAACACAGCCAACTCGGTTCCATTGGTTGAGTTATATGAAACATCAGGAAAAAAAATAAAAGTGTTGGAGGAAAATACTGCCCTGGCAAAAAAGCTTGGTGATTACAAAATCAGCAAGAAGGAATTTATGACCATTACCACCAAAGATGGAATTGAGTTGCAGGCATGGATGATAAAGCCTCAGAATTTTGATGCTAACAAAAAGTATCCGGTACTGATGTACGTGTATGGTGGACCGGGAGCACCAACCGTGCTTAATGCCGGGCGCAATGCAAACGACTATTGGTATCAGCATCTGGCAAGCCTTGGTTACATAGTGGTTTCTGTAGACAACCGTGGCACCACGCCTAAAGATGATGCATTCTTAAAATGCACGTACAAGCAATTAGGAAAACTTGAAGCCGAAGATCAAATAGCAGCAGCAAAATATTTTGCAACGCTACCCTTTGTTGATGGCAATCGTATAGGCATATGGGGTTGGAGTTTTGGTGGATACATGACTTCGCTTTGTATGTGTAAGGGAAGTGATATTTTTAAAGTGGGTATTGCAGTGGCTCCTGTAACGAACTGGCGTTATTACGATAGTATTTATACCGAGCGTTATTTGCAAACACCACAGGAAAACAAAAGCGGGTATGATGACAATTCGCCAATCAACTTTGTTGCAAACATGAAAGGAAAATATATGCTAGTGCATGGTGTGGCTGATGATAATGTGCATTACCAAAACGCCATGATGATGGTAAATGAACTGGTAAAAAATAATGTGCCTTATACGATGCTCGATTATCCAAATGCCAATCATGGCATTCGCACCAAGGGAGCAAGGCTGCATTTGTATACAGCTATGACTAAATTTATTTTGGAGAATTTATAA
- a CDS encoding arginine--tRNA ligase codes for MFLEQELKQKIKDAIQSELNVAIPLPKIILQPTKPEFKGDVTLLVFGLAPLLKLKPEEACNTIGNALLKEADTFTEYEIVKGFLNLSLNRKLYLNKLNDSLTQVAVNRQAKHVVIEYSSPNTNKPLHLGHMRNILLGYALTRIVAAAGDKVSKVNIVNDRGIHICKSMLAWQRYGNGETPESTGTKGDKLVGKYYVAFDKVYQQEAMDVLKRWNEGAFTSVEIKAKYDALQLKIAKAEKQEAKDKAEGELKEFAKAETIIFKEAQQMLRNWEAGDSEVKALWKKMNGWVYDGMDVTYQALGVEFDKIYYESDTYLYGKKIVEEGLAKNVFYKKDDGSVWVDLTDEKLDQKLLLRSDGTSVYITQDLGTAMLRQQDFHFDKMIYVVGNEQEYHFKVLRLVFKKLGYAWWENMIHFSYNMVDLTSGRMKSREGTVVDADDLVEETIKAAAEVTKQLGKTNDMPEAEALQLYHTIGMGALKFYLLKVDPEKRMLFDPTESIDINGFTGPFVQYSYARIKSVLRKAAMDNVYNEYENKNYTSYQADKKEIALLKTLVDYASIVQQASEKLSPAIIANYAYEVAKTYNQFYHDHVVIDHTQIETSEFRLQLSNQTAHVLKSAFYLLGIDMPERM; via the coding sequence ATGTTTCTCGAGCAAGAACTTAAACAGAAAATTAAAGATGCCATTCAATCTGAATTGAATGTTGCCATACCATTGCCTAAAATTATTTTGCAACCAACAAAACCCGAGTTTAAGGGAGATGTAACGCTGCTTGTATTTGGTCTTGCACCTTTGCTTAAACTAAAACCTGAGGAAGCCTGCAATACTATTGGCAATGCATTGTTGAAAGAAGCTGATACATTTACCGAATATGAAATTGTAAAAGGATTTCTCAACCTTTCGTTAAACAGAAAATTGTATCTGAACAAGTTGAATGATTCGCTAACACAAGTAGCGGTAAACAGGCAGGCAAAACATGTCGTAATAGAATACTCATCGCCCAATACAAATAAGCCTTTACACCTTGGTCATATGCGCAATATCTTGCTAGGCTATGCACTTACCCGCATTGTGGCAGCAGCTGGCGATAAAGTATCAAAGGTAAATATCGTAAACGACCGCGGCATTCATATTTGCAAAAGTATGCTGGCATGGCAACGGTATGGTAATGGCGAAACCCCCGAATCAACAGGAACAAAAGGGGATAAGCTGGTTGGCAAATATTATGTAGCATTTGATAAAGTATATCAACAGGAAGCTATGGATGTATTGAAGAGGTGGAACGAAGGTGCATTTACAAGCGTTGAGATTAAAGCCAAATACGATGCTTTGCAATTAAAAATTGCAAAGGCCGAAAAACAGGAAGCAAAAGATAAAGCCGAGGGTGAGCTAAAAGAGTTTGCAAAAGCTGAAACAATCATATTTAAAGAGGCACAGCAAATGCTGCGCAATTGGGAGGCGGGCGATAGTGAAGTGAAGGCTCTATGGAAAAAAATGAATGGTTGGGTATATGATGGCATGGATGTTACTTACCAAGCACTCGGTGTTGAGTTTGATAAGATATACTATGAGAGTGATACCTACCTCTACGGAAAAAAGATTGTGGAAGAAGGGTTAGCAAAAAATGTATTTTATAAAAAGGATGATGGCAGTGTTTGGGTTGATTTAACAGATGAAAAACTTGATCAGAAATTATTGTTGCGCAGCGATGGGACTTCGGTTTACATAACGCAAGATCTTGGCACCGCTATGTTGCGGCAGCAGGATTTTCATTTCGACAAAATGATTTATGTGGTAGGTAATGAGCAAGAGTATCATTTTAAGGTATTGCGACTGGTATTTAAAAAGCTTGGCTATGCCTGGTGGGAAAATATGATACACTTTAGTTATAACATGGTTGACCTTACCTCGGGAAGAATGAAATCGCGCGAAGGTACAGTGGTAGATGCGGATGACCTGGTAGAAGAAACAATAAAGGCTGCAGCCGAAGTTACAAAGCAATTGGGTAAGACTAACGACATGCCCGAAGCCGAGGCCCTGCAATTGTATCATACGATCGGCATGGGGGCTTTGAAATTTTATTTGCTCAAGGTTGATCCTGAAAAACGAATGCTCTTTGATCCTACGGAGTCAATCGATATTAATGGATTTACCGGCCCATTTGTTCAGTACAGTTATGCCCGCATAAAATCAGTGTTGCGTAAAGCAGCTATGGATAATGTTTATAACGAATATGAAAATAAGAATTACACTTCCTACCAAGCCGATAAAAAAGAAATTGCATTATTGAAAACATTGGTAGACTATGCATCGATAGTACAGCAGGCTTCCGAAAAATTGAGCCCTGCCATAATTGCTAATTATGCTTATGAGGTAGCAAAAACATACAATCAGTTTTATCACGATCACGTGGTTATTGATCATACACAAATTGAAACATCTGAATTTCGTTTGCAACTGAGCAACCAAACTGCTCATGTTTTAAAATCTGCATTTTACTTATTAGGAATTGATATGCCTGAAAGAATGTAA